In Ruania alkalisoli, the DNA window GGATCCGTTTGAGAACGAACGCGTGATGGAGCAGGTGTGTCTGGTGCGCGAGTCCGGCGACGTGCTGGCCGAGGAGCGCATCGGTGTCAACCTTCGCTACGCCGCCTCCGCGCGGCCCACCTGGAGCGAGGAGCTCGCGCAGTCATTGCTGGAGGTCTTCGAACTGCGACCCAAGGACCAGGTCAAGTCGCTCTCGCGCGGCAAGCGCTCGGCGCTGGGCATCGTGCTCGGCCTTGCCTCCCGTGCGCCGCTGACCATGTTGGACGAGGTTCACCTGGGGATGGACGCTCCGAGCCGGTATGCCTTCTATGAGGCACTTCTGACTGACTACGCCGAGCACCCCCGGACGTTCATCCTCTCCAGCCACCTGATCGGTGAGCTCGACAGCATGCTCGAGCACGCCGTCGTCCTCGATCGTGGGCGGCTGCTGGCCTCCACCTCGGCAGAGGAACTGCGCACTCGGGGAATGACCCTGGTCGGCCGGGCCACCGAGGTCGCCACGTTCTTGGCCGAAGCCGGGCTGCAGGTGCTCGGCGAGCGACGGCTGGGCCCGACGACCGAGGTGACCGTGGTCCGGGAGCCCGGGGCGGACCTGAGCGACCTCGAGGCGCGCGTGGCCGGGACCGGTATCGAGGTCGGGTCCATCAGCCTGCAGGACCTGTTCGTGCACATGACCGATCGATCGCAGGAGCGTCCATGAGTACCTCTCCAGGAGCCGACCTGACCGGGCTGACAGCCGGCGCCATGCGACTGGTCGGTCGCCCCGACCCATCCCTGCCGCAGTGGTGGCGAACCATGCGCTGGATGCTGGGAATGCAGGCCTACCTTGCCGCGTGGTTCTGGGGAATAATCCTCGCACTTGAGGTGCTCGTTCTGTTCGCCGTCTCCGCGGTCGGTGAGGTGTCGTTGTCCTTCCTGCAGTTCGCGGTGCACGGCGCGCTCTGGTTTCCGTTCGCGATCATGATCGGGATCGCGGGTGCGCAGATCACCACCCACGTGGCGGCGGGTATGACGCGCCGGTCCTTCAGCCGCGCCGCCCTCGGCACTGCCGCTGTTCTCGCCCTCGGCTACGGGCTGTTGCTGAGCGCCGGCATGGTGGGCGAGGGAGTCCTGTACGAGGCGATGGGATGGCCACATGTCCACGTGGCCAACGTGGCGAGCCCGGGAACCGGGGTCCTCGAGCCATGGACACACGGCTTCCTGCCCGCGTGGTTCATGTACGCCGTGCGCACCTTCTCCGGCGCCGTGGCCGGGTTGCTCGTCGGCATCGCCTACTACCGCTTCGGCGCATGGAAGGGCACCGCACTCCTCCCGCTGACAGCCCTGCCGGCACTGCTTGGGCAGGACTTCCTCGCCGATCTCATCGGGCAGGGAACGGGACTGCATCCTGTGGCCCTGGCCGCGATCAGCCTGGTGGTCCCGCTGTTGGGTGCGCTTGCCGTCGCCGCCCTCACCCGGGCAGTCCCCCTCACGACGACAGTGCGAGGCTGACATGAGCCAGACGATCATCGAGATCGAGAACCTGCACAAGCGCTACGGCGCCACCCAGGCCGTCGCCGACGTCAGCCTCGAGGTTCGGCGAGGGGAGATCTTCGGCATCCTCGGCCCCAATGGGGCCGGGAAGACAACCACTGTTGAACTGCTCGCGGGCTTGCGCCAGGCTGACGGCGGATCAATCCGGGTGCTGGGGGTCGACCCACAGCGTGATCCGGCTGCACTCCGGGAGCGGCTCGGCATCCAGCTCCAGGCGTCGAGGCTCCCTGCGAAGATCCGCGTGGTTGAGGCGCTCGAGCTCTACGCCTCCTTCTACGCTGATCCAGCAGACCCGGCTGAACTCCTCACCCAGCTCGGTCTGAGCGACAAGGCCCACACAGCCTTCGCTGCCCTGTCCGGGGGGCAGCAGCAGCGTCTGTCCATCGCACTGGCCCTGGTCGGGAACCCGGAGGTTGCCGTCCTGGACGAACTCACCACCGGCCTGGATCCGCAAGCCCGGCGCGATACATGGGCGCTGATCGAGCAGGTACGGGACCGGGGCGTGACGATCGTGCTCGTCACCCATTTCATGGATGAGGCCGAGCGGCTTGCCGACCGCCTCGCGATCATCGACAAGGGGCGCGTGGCCGTGTCGGGAACTCCGGCCGAGCTCGTCGCGGAGGGCGAGCAGGAGCGGCAGTTCCGGATGCGTCTGCCGCGGGAGGTGCCGGTGGAGCGGGCCATGGATGATCTCGCTCGACTTCCGCACGTGCACTCCGTGGCCTTGATCGCTGACGAGATCGAGATCACGGGCACCCGTCGCGCCCTACCGGCAGTCGTGCTCCATCTTGCCGAGCAGGATGTGGTGCCGGATGAGATCCGCACTATGACGCGCAGCCTGGAGGACGTGTTCGTTGAACTGACCCGCACCATGCCCGAAGGAGAGGTTGCATGACCACCACCGCAACGCGGGTTCGCCGCGTGCCGCGTGGGTTCGGGCGCCTGCTCGCCACCGAAACACGCCTGTTCGCCCGAGACCGCGGGTCGGTCTTCTTCGCCCTGGCCTTCCCGGCCCTGGTGCTGATCGGGGTCGGGCTCGTCATCCCCGGCATGGACACCGTGATCACTGAGCCTGGCCCGCTGCAGGGGTACCAGACCATCGTGGTGATGCTGCCCGCCGTGCTTGCCACCGCGATGGCCACGCCTGCCCTGACGACCCTCCCGGTGACGCTCGCGACGTACCGGGAACAGGGGATCCTGACCCGGCTCTCGACCACACCGATGCCTCCCGCCGGCGTGCTCGCGGTGCACCTGCTGATCGGTGTGGTCGCGTTCGTGGTGGCAGCGGCGGTGGCTGTGGCTCTGGCGGCTGTCGTCTTCGGTGTGCCCGCACCTGCCTCGCTCCTGGTGACCGTGCTCGGCCTGGTGCTGGGCGCCGTGGCGATCTTCGCCGTCGGCCTGGTTGTTG includes these proteins:
- a CDS encoding ATP-binding cassette domain-containing protein, whose translation is MSGLDQSGLPVTLDAVHLRYGATTALDDLSLQIPAGSITGLLGRNGSGKTSVLSLLGSYRRPTAGSVLIGGADPFENERVMEQVCLVRESGDVLAEERIGVNLRYAASARPTWSEELAQSLLEVFELRPKDQVKSLSRGKRSALGIVLGLASRAPLTMLDEVHLGMDAPSRYAFYEALLTDYAEHPRTFILSSHLIGELDSMLEHAVVLDRGRLLASTSAEELRTRGMTLVGRATEVATFLAEAGLQVLGERRLGPTTEVTVVREPGADLSDLEARVAGTGIEVGSISLQDLFVHMTDRSQERP
- a CDS encoding ABC transporter ATP-binding protein; amino-acid sequence: MSQTIIEIENLHKRYGATQAVADVSLEVRRGEIFGILGPNGAGKTTTVELLAGLRQADGGSIRVLGVDPQRDPAALRERLGIQLQASRLPAKIRVVEALELYASFYADPADPAELLTQLGLSDKAHTAFAALSGGQQQRLSIALALVGNPEVAVLDELTTGLDPQARRDTWALIEQVRDRGVTIVLVTHFMDEAERLADRLAIIDKGRVAVSGTPAELVAEGEQERQFRMRLPREVPVERAMDDLARLPHVHSVALIADEIEITGTRRALPAVVLHLAEQDVVPDEIRTMTRSLEDVFVELTRTMPEGEVA
- a CDS encoding ABC transporter permease, which translates into the protein MTTTATRVRRVPRGFGRLLATETRLFARDRGSVFFALAFPALVLIGVGLVIPGMDTVITEPGPLQGYQTIVVMLPAVLATAMATPALTTLPVTLATYREQGILTRLSTTPMPPAGVLAVHLLIGVVAFVVAAAVAVALAAVVFGVPAPASLLVTVLGLVLGAVAIFAVGLVVASRAGKGSTAQALGMLLYFPMLFFAGLWTPRPIMPDGVAAVAAWTPLGAASQAIEEGWFTTEVPWQQLAVLVLYAIVGLLLARRLFHWR